The sequence TTTTGCCTGTTTGACCTGTCCGCCACAGGTAGCGCATCGGGCAACCGTCACTGATCGGGCGATTGATCGCGACATTACCTTCAATATTAACTACACAACTGCCCAAGATAATGCCCGTGGCAAAATTCTCAGGGCGCAGGCAACCGTAGTCAACGATACTGAAGGCTTATTGACTGGTCAGATGTTTAATAGCTCGTTGGTTAATGCGGCGGGCTTGCCATCATTGCCCAACTTTAGCATTCCACTTTCCTTGACCGATAGTTTTGGCGAACAACGGATTCAAGGGGTTCAGTTCCTTGGTGGAACCACAACCACTGCTGCAACCTTTAATCCAGTTATTACGCGTTTGATTACTGACGAGATTTATTTGAGCCACGAACCAACCTTTGATTTTACTGATCGTTGGTATCCCGACCAACCATTTAGCTATAGCGTGTTCGAAAGCGATAACCTCGACGATGATGGCCCGCTCAACCAAGATCGACGTTTTTCGCAGCTTTTGTTGACTCCAACTCAATTTAAAGGCAACACATCGGGCGGTGAGTTACGCCAGTTCAGCACCATTACGCTACGGCTGAAATATTTGAGCGATGGCGCTGATGATGATTTGCTAGATGATAATTTTGACCCAATCGTTCGTGATACCCAGCGCACCAGCGATGGCAAAATTCGGGCAATTGTGATCGAGCGCGATAACGATGGCCCAGGCGATGAGCTTGATGCTGAGATGGTTGTCAAAACCAACACTGGTGCTTGGCAAACTGTCAGCATGAATACCTTCCAAATTGGCACAACTGAACGCTGGCAAATTGAAGGTAGCCTTCCAGCCAATACCTTTCTACCCTTGCAACTGTTGATTCAAGCGGAAGATGAGGCTGGTAATGTGGGGGTTGAAACCTATGGCGGGCGTTTCGATATTGATTATGAAATGTATCTGCCCAACGTAAATGTCAACCGCTAGCTATTACTAATATTGGCGGTGGTGGGTGCTAGCTGCAAGTTAGCACCCACTGCTTTTAATGAGCCATGCATTTGATCAAAAAAGTGCTACACTTAACTTTGTGTGATTGTTACCCCTATCCCTACCTCAGCTAAACCCAGTTTCCGCCAAGCCTACAGGAGCATAAAACCTATGGAAGAGCAACCGACGAAGCCTGTTAAGGATGGGCTGATCGCCCAAAGTTATATTCCAACCGATCAAATTGCCACGGTGTTGTATTTGGCTGATCGCTTGGAAAAGCCGTTACTAGCCGAAGGGCCAGCCGGAGTTGGTAAAACTGAGCTTGCCAAGGCATGGGCTGCGGCAACTGGCCGCGAGTTGATTCGTTTGCAGTGCTATGAAGGGCTTGACGAGACCAAAGCGCTCTACGAGTGGGAATATGCCAAGCAAATGTTATATACCCAACTGCTACGCGATAAACTCAATAATTTGCTTTCTGATGCCGATTCGTTGCGTTCCGCTGCCGATCGGCTTGCCGCCGAAGAAGAAGTGTTCTTTTCGCAGCGCTTTTTATTGCAACGACCCTTGCTCAAGGCGATTCTCAATCCTAAACCTACGCTGCTCTTGATCGACGAAATTGATCGAGCTGATGCTGAGTTTGAGGCCTTTTTGCTCGAAGTGCTGTCGGATTTTCAAATTACTGTGCCGGAGCTTGGTACGCTCAAGGCTGCTCATCGGCCAATTGTGATTTTGAC comes from Chloroflexota bacterium and encodes:
- a CDS encoding MoxR family ATPase encodes the protein MEEQPTKPVKDGLIAQSYIPTDQIATVLYLADRLEKPLLAEGPAGVGKTELAKAWAAATGRELIRLQCYEGLDETKALYEWEYAKQMLYTQLLRDKLNNLLSDADSLRSAADRLAAEEEVFFSQRFLLQRPLLKAILNPKPTLLLIDEIDRADAEFEAFLLEVLSDFQITVPELGTLKAAHRPIVILTSNNTRELSEALKRRCMYLFIGYPSLEEELRIVEMKVPALGAKLARQAVEFVQRLRNLDLKKSPSISETLDWARALVLLNAKQLDQDVLDQTMTVLLKHESDLQRTQRAIQTGRNRNDEGRRKG